In one window of Lates calcarifer isolate ASB-BC8 unplaced genomic scaffold, TLL_Latcal_v3 _unitig_4073_quiver_903, whole genome shotgun sequence DNA:
- the LOC108896186 gene encoding leucine-rich repeat-containing protein 3B — protein sequence MCVRDQWCCGPRRDAADGLVSMTLLDVWLSRSIPMCLLLQSLVLMALCFPSASMCPKGCICQRDPHLHGLNVTCSQSRLKEIPPSLPVDTVLLRLDHNQIGAVPDQTFHGLRLLRELNLSYNAVETLGEAAFSGIEGTLQVLDLSHNRITSVHKDAFARLKARVIVDDNPWHCDCALQQAISGMAHNHEAAARVLCRSSELRDQEGRPFLAVDTDLCNLAKRTTDYAMLVTMFGWFAMVISYVVYYVRQNQEDARRHLEYLKSLPSKPKKPDEADDISTVV from the coding sequence ATGTGTGTAAGAGACCAATGGTGTTGTGGCCCCAGGCGGGATGCTGCTGACGGGCTGGTCAGTATGACTCTGCTGGACGTGTGGCTGTCACGCTCCATCCCCATGTGCCTGCTCCTTCAGAGCCTTGTACTCATGGCCCTGTGCTTCCCCTCGGCCAGCATGTGTCCCAAGGGCTGCATCTGCCAGCGCGATCCCCACCTCCACGGACTCAATGTTACCTGCAGTCAGTCCCGCCTCAAAGAGATCCCTCCCAGCCTCCCGGTTGATACTGTCCTGCTGAGGTTGGATCACAACCAAATAGGAGCTGTGCCCGATCAAACCTTCCATGGGCTTAGACTTTTGAGAGAGCTCAATCTTTCATACAATGCGGTGGAGACTTTAGGGGAGGCGGCCTTCAGTGGCATAGAAGGGACTTTACAGGTACTGGACCTCTCCCACAACCGTATTACTAGCGTACACAAGGATGCTTTTGCTCGGCTCAAGGCCCGCGTCATTGTGGACGATAACCCCTGGCATTGTGACTGTGCCCTCCAGCAGGCTATCAGTGGAATGGCCCATAACCACGAAGCCGCCGCCCGGGTTCTCTGCAGGAGCTCAGAGCTTCGTGACCAGGAGGGAAGACCGTTCTTGGCAGTAGACACTGACCTCTGTAACCTGGCCAAAAGGACCACAGACTATGCGATGCTGGTTACCATGTTCGGTTGGTTTGCCATGGTCATTTCATATGTGGTGTATTATGTTCGGCAGAATCAGGAGGATGCCCGACGCCACTTGGAGTACCTCAAGTCTCTCCCTAGCAAACCCAAGAAACCTGACGAGGCTGATGATATTAGCACTGTTGTCTGA